The proteins below come from a single Miscanthus floridulus cultivar M001 chromosome 1, ASM1932011v1, whole genome shotgun sequence genomic window:
- the LOC136539442 gene encoding lysine-specific demethylase JMJ706-like isoform X2 has product MVEGRSYLPAEVRNGLETLKRRRLERMRLSAQNEAGDNPAVAARSGGDALWSPANCGVRLHSNNSTGLPGNVQNKDPFAKRKVEKFDMSNLEWIDKIPECPVYCPTKEEFEDPIAYIQKISPEAAKYGICKIVSPVSASVPAGVVLTKEQPSFKFMTRVQPLRLAEWAEDDTVTFFMSGRKYTFRDYEKMANKVFSKKYSSSSCLPARYVEEEFWREIAFGKMDFVEYACDVDGSAFSSSPHDQLGKSNWNLKNFSRLPSSILRLLQTPIPGVTDPMLYIGMLFSMFAWHVEDHYLYSINYHHCGAFKTWYGIPGDAAPGFERVASQYVYNKDIGDGEDAAFDVLLGKTTMFPPNVLLDHNVPVYKAVQRPGEFVITFPRSYHAGFSHGFNCGEAVNFAIGDWFPLGTLASKRYALLNRTPLLAHEELLCRSAVLLSQKLLNCDPRSLDKLEHPNSQYYCVKSCFVRLIRFQRRARGLLAKMGSQICYKPKTFPNLSCSMCRRDCYITHVLCGCNIDPVCLHHEQEVRSCPCKSNRVVYVREDILELEALSRKFEQDVCLSKERSCIGSCKEAEISDTNVERVPNLGITLDFGNSKAGSSGFMAVDGGNSSAAVSILTSAHHKAPKHSEARAINTSMTKGTYTVDESSSSMDDACNEHSSCNASAMECSDNSDSESEIFRVKRRSTSFDKPTSETKTSTLSEQQVLRRLKKVHPEVQQVSKHPEEYDNGSVHSARMSQKSSNPASSDDEREDKLPISWRIKRRQLETQHNVTSPGAGPEYPASSVGSREESAERTRDAAAEFRPKRVKIRLPSSASRQIEQQGSSGQRFAREDKLSLGFPRTF; this is encoded by the exons ATG GTGGAGGGTAGGAGCTATCTCCCTGCAGAGGTCAGGAATGGCCTCGAGACCCTGAAGCGGAGGAGGCTCGAGAGAATGCGTTTGAGTGCTCAGAACGAAGCGGGCGACAATCCTGCGGTGGCTGCAAGAAGCGGTGGTGATGCCTTGTGGAGCCCCGCTAACTGCGGGGTCAGATTGCATTCCAACAACAGTACAGGTTTACCTGGAAATGTCCAGAACAAGGATCCTTTTGCAAAGCGCAAGGTGGAGAAGTTCGATATGTCCAACCTTGAGTGGATAGACAAGATACCAGAGTGCCCTGTGTATTGTCCCACCAAGGAGGAATTTGAGGATCCCATTGCTTATATACAGAAGATTTCACCTGAGGCTGCTAAATATG GTATTTGTAAAATCGTCTCTCCTGTAAGTGCGTCTGTTCCTGCCGGTGTTGTGCTGACGAAGGAACAGCCCAGTTTTAAGTTCATGACTAGAGTTCAGCCCCTTCGTCTTGCTGAATGGGCTGAGGATGATACGGTCACTTTCTTCATGAGTGGAAG AAAGTACACCTTCCGGGACTATGAGAAAATGGCGAACAAAGTGTTCTCCAAGAAATATTCCAGCTCTAGTTGTCTCCCAGCTAGGTATGTGGAGGAGGAGTTCTGGCGTGAAATTGCTTTTGGCAAAATGGATTTCGTAGAATATGCTTGTGATGTTGATGGGagtgccttctcttcttctcctcATGATCAACTTGGGAAAAGCAACTGGAACCTCAAG AATTTTTCACGGCTCCCCAGTTCTATTTTAAGACTTCTTCAGACACCAATTCCA GGAGTGACAGATCCAATGCTTTATATTGGGATGCTCTTCAGCATGTTTGCGTGGCACGTGGAAGACCATTATTTGTACAG CATCAATTACCATCACTGTGGGGCATTTAAGACATGGTATGGGATACCAGGCGATGCGGCTCCTGGGTTTGAAAGGGTTGCTAGCCAGTACGTATATAACAAGGATATTGGTGATGGAGAGGATGCAGCATTTGATGTCCTACTGGGGAAGACAACAATGTTCCCTCCAAATGTCTTGCTAGATCACAATGTTCCTGTCTATAAAGCTGTACAAAGACCTGGAGAGTTTGTTATTACTTTTCCACGTTCTTACCACGCAGGCTTCAGTCATG gcttcaattgtggagaagcTGTTAATTTTGCTATTGGCGATTGGTTTCCTCTTGGTACTCTTGCTAGCAAGCGCTACGCACTTCTGAACAGAACTCCATTGCTTGCACATGAGGAGCTACTTTGTCGTTCTGCTGTGCTTCTCTCCCAAAAGCTGTTGAACTGTGATCCAAGATCCCTGGACAAGTTGGAACATCCAAATTCCCAGTATTATTGTGTGAAATCCTGCTTTGTGCGTTTGATACGATTCCAGCGACGTGCACGTGGCCTACTTGCTAAAATGGGTTCTCAAATATGCTATAAGCCAAAGACATTTCCAAATCTGTCCTGTAGTATGTGCCGGCGTGATTGCTATATCACACACGTGTTGTGTGGATGTAACATTGATCCTGTCTGCCTACATCATG AACAAGAAGTGCGGAGCTGCCCTTGCAAGTCCAATCGTGTTGTCTATGTTAGAGAGGACATACTGGAGCTAGAGGCTCTATCAAGAAAATTTGAGCAGGATGTCTGCTTGTCTAAGGAAAGAAGTTGCATTGGCTCATGTAAGGAGGCTGAGATCTCTGATACTAATGTTGAACGAGTCCCAAATCTTGGGATTACTCTGGATTTTGGTAATAGTAAAGCTGGTAGCTCAGGCTTTATGGCTGTTGATGGGGGAAACAGTTCTGCTGCAGTATCAATTTTGACATCTGCGCATCATAAGGCACCCAAGCATTCAGAAGCAAGG GCAATAAATACATCAATGACCAAAGGAACTTACACTGTGGATGAGAGTTCATCCAGCATGGATGATGCTTGTAATGAACACAGTTCATGTAATGCTTCGGCCATGGAATGCAGTGATAATTCCGATTCTGAATCTGAAATTTTCCGAGTCAAGCGCAGGTCCACCTCGTTTGACAAACCTACTTCTGAAACAAAGACGTCAACCTTGTCTGAACAGCAG GTTCTGAGGCGGCTGAAGAAGGTACATCCTGAAGTACAGCAggtcagtaagcatccagaagaaTATGATAATGGTTCAGTTCACTCTGCCCGTATGAGCCAGAAGAGCTCAAATCCTGCCTCTTCTGATGATGAAAGAGAGGACAAGCTTCCCATTTCTTGGAGGATAAAGCGGCGGCAGTTGGAAACCCAGCACAATGTTACAAGCCCTGGTGCGGGACCAGAGTATCCGGCTTCCAGTGTTGGTTCTCGAGAAGAGTCTGCGGAAAGAACCAGAGATGCTGCAGCAGAGTTCCGTCCAAAACGAGTGAAAATCCGGCTACCTTCTAGTGCCAGCAGGCAGATTGAGCAGCAGGGCAGTTCGGGGCAGAGATTTGCGAGGGAGGACAAGTTGTCGCTTGGTTTTCCACGTACATTTTAG
- the LOC136539442 gene encoding lysine-specific demethylase JMJ706-like isoform X1, with amino-acid sequence MVITHVEGRSYLPAEVRNGLETLKRRRLERMRLSAQNEAGDNPAVAARSGGDALWSPANCGVRLHSNNSTGLPGNVQNKDPFAKRKVEKFDMSNLEWIDKIPECPVYCPTKEEFEDPIAYIQKISPEAAKYGICKIVSPVSASVPAGVVLTKEQPSFKFMTRVQPLRLAEWAEDDTVTFFMSGRKYTFRDYEKMANKVFSKKYSSSSCLPARYVEEEFWREIAFGKMDFVEYACDVDGSAFSSSPHDQLGKSNWNLKNFSRLPSSILRLLQTPIPGVTDPMLYIGMLFSMFAWHVEDHYLYSINYHHCGAFKTWYGIPGDAAPGFERVASQYVYNKDIGDGEDAAFDVLLGKTTMFPPNVLLDHNVPVYKAVQRPGEFVITFPRSYHAGFSHGFNCGEAVNFAIGDWFPLGTLASKRYALLNRTPLLAHEELLCRSAVLLSQKLLNCDPRSLDKLEHPNSQYYCVKSCFVRLIRFQRRARGLLAKMGSQICYKPKTFPNLSCSMCRRDCYITHVLCGCNIDPVCLHHEQEVRSCPCKSNRVVYVREDILELEALSRKFEQDVCLSKERSCIGSCKEAEISDTNVERVPNLGITLDFGNSKAGSSGFMAVDGGNSSAAVSILTSAHHKAPKHSEARAINTSMTKGTYTVDESSSSMDDACNEHSSCNASAMECSDNSDSESEIFRVKRRSTSFDKPTSETKTSTLSEQQVLRRLKKVHPEVQQVSKHPEEYDNGSVHSARMSQKSSNPASSDDEREDKLPISWRIKRRQLETQHNVTSPGAGPEYPASSVGSREESAERTRDAAAEFRPKRVKIRLPSSASRQIEQQGSSGQRFAREDKLSLGFPRTF; translated from the exons ATGGTCATCACGCAT GTGGAGGGTAGGAGCTATCTCCCTGCAGAGGTCAGGAATGGCCTCGAGACCCTGAAGCGGAGGAGGCTCGAGAGAATGCGTTTGAGTGCTCAGAACGAAGCGGGCGACAATCCTGCGGTGGCTGCAAGAAGCGGTGGTGATGCCTTGTGGAGCCCCGCTAACTGCGGGGTCAGATTGCATTCCAACAACAGTACAGGTTTACCTGGAAATGTCCAGAACAAGGATCCTTTTGCAAAGCGCAAGGTGGAGAAGTTCGATATGTCCAACCTTGAGTGGATAGACAAGATACCAGAGTGCCCTGTGTATTGTCCCACCAAGGAGGAATTTGAGGATCCCATTGCTTATATACAGAAGATTTCACCTGAGGCTGCTAAATATG GTATTTGTAAAATCGTCTCTCCTGTAAGTGCGTCTGTTCCTGCCGGTGTTGTGCTGACGAAGGAACAGCCCAGTTTTAAGTTCATGACTAGAGTTCAGCCCCTTCGTCTTGCTGAATGGGCTGAGGATGATACGGTCACTTTCTTCATGAGTGGAAG AAAGTACACCTTCCGGGACTATGAGAAAATGGCGAACAAAGTGTTCTCCAAGAAATATTCCAGCTCTAGTTGTCTCCCAGCTAGGTATGTGGAGGAGGAGTTCTGGCGTGAAATTGCTTTTGGCAAAATGGATTTCGTAGAATATGCTTGTGATGTTGATGGGagtgccttctcttcttctcctcATGATCAACTTGGGAAAAGCAACTGGAACCTCAAG AATTTTTCACGGCTCCCCAGTTCTATTTTAAGACTTCTTCAGACACCAATTCCA GGAGTGACAGATCCAATGCTTTATATTGGGATGCTCTTCAGCATGTTTGCGTGGCACGTGGAAGACCATTATTTGTACAG CATCAATTACCATCACTGTGGGGCATTTAAGACATGGTATGGGATACCAGGCGATGCGGCTCCTGGGTTTGAAAGGGTTGCTAGCCAGTACGTATATAACAAGGATATTGGTGATGGAGAGGATGCAGCATTTGATGTCCTACTGGGGAAGACAACAATGTTCCCTCCAAATGTCTTGCTAGATCACAATGTTCCTGTCTATAAAGCTGTACAAAGACCTGGAGAGTTTGTTATTACTTTTCCACGTTCTTACCACGCAGGCTTCAGTCATG gcttcaattgtggagaagcTGTTAATTTTGCTATTGGCGATTGGTTTCCTCTTGGTACTCTTGCTAGCAAGCGCTACGCACTTCTGAACAGAACTCCATTGCTTGCACATGAGGAGCTACTTTGTCGTTCTGCTGTGCTTCTCTCCCAAAAGCTGTTGAACTGTGATCCAAGATCCCTGGACAAGTTGGAACATCCAAATTCCCAGTATTATTGTGTGAAATCCTGCTTTGTGCGTTTGATACGATTCCAGCGACGTGCACGTGGCCTACTTGCTAAAATGGGTTCTCAAATATGCTATAAGCCAAAGACATTTCCAAATCTGTCCTGTAGTATGTGCCGGCGTGATTGCTATATCACACACGTGTTGTGTGGATGTAACATTGATCCTGTCTGCCTACATCATG AACAAGAAGTGCGGAGCTGCCCTTGCAAGTCCAATCGTGTTGTCTATGTTAGAGAGGACATACTGGAGCTAGAGGCTCTATCAAGAAAATTTGAGCAGGATGTCTGCTTGTCTAAGGAAAGAAGTTGCATTGGCTCATGTAAGGAGGCTGAGATCTCTGATACTAATGTTGAACGAGTCCCAAATCTTGGGATTACTCTGGATTTTGGTAATAGTAAAGCTGGTAGCTCAGGCTTTATGGCTGTTGATGGGGGAAACAGTTCTGCTGCAGTATCAATTTTGACATCTGCGCATCATAAGGCACCCAAGCATTCAGAAGCAAGG GCAATAAATACATCAATGACCAAAGGAACTTACACTGTGGATGAGAGTTCATCCAGCATGGATGATGCTTGTAATGAACACAGTTCATGTAATGCTTCGGCCATGGAATGCAGTGATAATTCCGATTCTGAATCTGAAATTTTCCGAGTCAAGCGCAGGTCCACCTCGTTTGACAAACCTACTTCTGAAACAAAGACGTCAACCTTGTCTGAACAGCAG GTTCTGAGGCGGCTGAAGAAGGTACATCCTGAAGTACAGCAggtcagtaagcatccagaagaaTATGATAATGGTTCAGTTCACTCTGCCCGTATGAGCCAGAAGAGCTCAAATCCTGCCTCTTCTGATGATGAAAGAGAGGACAAGCTTCCCATTTCTTGGAGGATAAAGCGGCGGCAGTTGGAAACCCAGCACAATGTTACAAGCCCTGGTGCGGGACCAGAGTATCCGGCTTCCAGTGTTGGTTCTCGAGAAGAGTCTGCGGAAAGAACCAGAGATGCTGCAGCAGAGTTCCGTCCAAAACGAGTGAAAATCCGGCTACCTTCTAGTGCCAGCAGGCAGATTGAGCAGCAGGGCAGTTCGGGGCAGAGATTTGCGAGGGAGGACAAGTTGTCGCTTGGTTTTCCACGTACATTTTAG
- the LOC136539469 gene encoding probable inactive shikimate kinase like 2, chloroplastic, giving the protein MRIGPAAAANMAACSSVPCSFPTKPDPHRRGRNTLPSSHLPRLPGTQFRRFRSLSAAAAPSASRLRPRASVSASAAPSKDYEFTDGNGEVELRLDIQKLGIESSRDVFVDVNDTSLLIRAKSDGTLRTLMNVQTLFDRIKSSETIWFIDEDQLVVNLKKVEQELKWPDIDESWESLTSGITQLLTGISVHIVGDSTDINEAVAKEIAEGIGYLPVCTSELLESATQKSIDTWVASEGADTVAEAESVVLESLSSHVRTVVATLGGKQGAASRFDRWQYLHSGFTVWLSVSNASDEAAAREEARKSVSSGSVSYAKADVVVKLGGWDPEYTRAVAQGCLVALKQLTLADKKLAGKKSLYIRLGCRGDWPNIEPPGWDPESDAPPTNI; this is encoded by the exons ATGAGGATAGGGCCAGCGGCAGCAGCAAACATGGCTGCTTGCTCCTCCGTTCCCTGCTCCTTCCCCACCAAGCCAGACCCTCACCGCCGGGGCCGCAACACCCTCCCAAGCTCTCATCTCCCTCGGCTCCCTGGTACCCAGTTTCGTCGGTTTCGATCACTctcggccgccgccgcgccgtcggCGAGTCGCCTCCGCCCACGAGCCTCCGTGTCCGCGTCGGCCGCCCCGTCCAAGGACTACGAG TTCACTGATGGAAACGGAGAGGTTGAGCTGAGACTGGACATCCAAAAGCTTGGGATAGAGAGTTCGAGAGATGTTTTTGTTGACGTCAATGATACATCTCTACTGATCAGAGCCAAGTCTGACGGGACACTGAGGACTTTGATGAATGTCCAAACACTGTTTGATAGGATTAAGTCTTCCGAGACCATATG GTTCATCGATGAGGACCAATTGGTGGTGAATCTGAAGAAAGTAGAGCAAGAGTTGAAATGGCCTGATATAGATGAATCCTGGGAATCCCTTACATCTGGGATCACCCAGTTATTGACAGGGATCAGTGTCCACATTGTTGGTGATTCCACAGACATTAATGAGGCAGTTGCTAAAGAGATAGCTGAGGGCATTGG GTACCTTCCGGTTTGCACAAGTGAGCTGTTAGAGAGCGCCACTCAAAAATCGATTGATACAT GGGTGGCTTCCGAAGGAGCGGACACGGTAGCTGAAGCAGAATCAGTTGTCTTGGAAAGCCTTAGCAG CCATGTCCGCACTGTAGTTGCAACTCTGGGGGGCAAGCAAGGAGCAGCCAGCAGATTCGACCGATGGCAGTACCTTCATTCTGGGTTCACGGTTTGGCTATCGGTGTCCAACGCAAGTG ACGAAGCTGCTGCGAGAGAAGAAGCCCGAAAAAGCGTGAGCAGTGGAAGCGTTTCTTACGCGAAGGCggacgtggtggtgaagcttggcgGGTGGGACCCGGAGTACACGCGAGCTGTTGCGCAGGGCTGCCTCGTCGCCCTCAAGCAGCTAACCTTAGCAGACAAGAAGCTGGCAG GGAAGAAGAGCCTCTACATCAGGCTAGGTTGCAGAGGCGATTGGCCCAACATCGAGCCTCCAGGCTGGGACCCTGAATCCGACGCCCCACCAACCAACATCTGA
- the LOC136539459 gene encoding probable inactive poly [ADP-ribose] polymerase SRO1 isoform X1, with protein MATMNGKALGKCGRNINSLKRKRESPAAYNADVFRTSELHQHPVNDSAVRFHVDQDRKAKIVCHFNKQVLQSYKNFMSSAPPKRILLRKGAVWKDIPEKIVKLAQADFRAKKSVTETGYQNHLFLLDFAHMTFIDTKTGLQRPIAWIDENGKRYFPESFMQDQKLFIKKDFGNGNPEYISVEPNGTREMNNQLGTSESSAESSNFDSSTEDVSSPKRARAEKNSIIKNYCDMGEAIGENEPCTLLPTVCNLLPHQANPGEVSRAQRTIEAVEKLLLQGMGSVIESKDIIGIFRTPLLDDHKQVRYHIHQKQVQVTGCHRGNANVRYAWLPCSKSTVHEMMLNGVLQVHKPPIKCAAYGEGTLLTPANRSDACVKYSDVDENGIVHMMLCRVIMGNVEIVHPGSNQHRPSSDYFDSGVDDLKNPQHYIVWDMNMNRHIYSEFVVIVKLPSKTKDSFVTQEDCQNSSDLSLVLNSSSPDCISEEMNLEAPPALGGGCAAPMLGDSMEKAPSSPWMPFSMLFAAISTKVSPENMDMVISCYEEFKIKKISRGELVKKLRHVVGDRVLISTIMRLQDKLPPVERPEALDASAAKMVARRGMQKGGTRRLVDIKPCGKHQL; from the exons ATGGCTACGATGAACGGAAAGGCATTGGGTAAATGTGGAAGGAACATAAATAGTCTCAAGAGAAAGCGGGAGAGCCCCGCTGCATATAATGCTGACGTCTTCCGCACTTCTGAATTGCATCAGCACCCTGTCAATGATTCTGCTGTTAGGTTTCATGTTGATCAAGACCGCAAGGCAAAGATCGTGTGCCACTTCAACAAGCAGGTTTTGCAGAGCTATAAGAACTTCATGAGTAGTGCACCACCTAAGCGTATTTTGCTTCGCAAAGGTGCTGTCTGGAAAGACATTCCAGAAAAGATTGTCAAATTGGCCCAAGCCGACTTCAGGGCAAAAAAGTCGGTCACAGAAACAGGATATCAGAACCATCTATTTTTGCTGGATTTTGCCCATATGACATTCATAGACACAAAGACAGGTCTTCAGAGGCCTATTGCTTGGATCGATGAAAATGGAAAGCGCTACTTCCCGGAATCATTTATGCAAGATCAGAAATTATTTATCAAGAAAGATTTTGGCAACGGAAATCCTGAGTACATTAGTGTTGAGCCAAATGGGACACGAGAAATGAATAACCAGCTTGGAACATCAGAAAGTTCTGCAGAAAGCTCAAACTTTGATTCAAGTACTGAAGATGTTTCCAGCCCTAAGAGAGCTAGGGCTGAAAAGAATTCCATCATAAAAAATTACTGTGATATGGGAGAAGCTATTGGAGAAAATGAGCCATGCACTTTGTTGCCTACAGTCTGTAACCTACTACCACACCAAGCTAATCCGGGTGAGGTATCACGTGCTCAGCGCACTATTGAAGCCGTGGAGAAGCTGTTGCTGCAGGGGATGGGTTCAGTTATTGAATCCAAGGACATTATTGGAATCTTCAGGACTCCATTATTGGATGACCACAAACAAGTCCGTTACCATATTCACCAAAAGCAAGTACAGGTTACTGGATGTCATCGTGGAAACGCAAATGTCCGTTATGCATGGCTTCCTTGCTCCAAAAGCACTGTGCATGAAATGATGCTGAATGGTGTTTTACAAGTTCATAAGCCGCCCATTAAGTGTGCAGCCTATGGAGAGGGCACGCTCCTTACACCAGCAAATCGTTCTGATGCCTG TGTGAAATACTCTGATGTTGATGAAAATGGCATTGTCCATATGATGTTGTGCCGTGTTATAATGGGGAACGTAGAAATAGTTCACCCTGGATCTAATCAGCACCGACCTAGTAGTGACTATTTTGATAGTGGAGTAGATGACCTTAAAAACCCACAACATTACATTGTGTGGGATATGAATATGAATAGGCACATCTATTCTGAGTTTGTAGTCATCGTCAAATTGCCTTCTAAAACCAAAG ATTCCTTCGTTACGCAAGAAGACTGTCAGAATTCATCTGATCTGTCACTGGTGTTGAATTCTAGTTCACCCGACTGTATTTCAGAG GAGATGAACCTGGAGGCACCTCCAGCATTGGGAGGTGGATGTGCAGCCCCCATGCTAGGAGATTCGATGGAAAAGGCTCCAAGCTCACCTTGGATGCCTTTCTCCATGTTGTTTGCAGCGATCTCTACTAAAGTGTCTCCTGAGAATATGGACATGGTTATTAGTTGCTATGAAGAGTTTAAG ATCAAGAAAATAAGCCGAGGTGAACTTGTAAAGAAGCTGAGGCATGTAGTTGGTGATAGAGTGCTAATATCGACGATAATGCGTCTCCAAGATAAG TTACCTCCAGTGGAGAGGCCTGAGGCACTGGACGCATCAGCAGCGAAGATGGTGGCGAGGAGAGGAATGCAGAAGGGAGGAACCAGACGACTTGTTGACATAAAGCCCTGTGGGAAGCATCAACTATGA
- the LOC136539459 gene encoding inactive poly [ADP-ribose] polymerase RCD1-like isoform X2 codes for MATMNGKALGKCGRNINSLKRKRESPAAYNADVFRTSELHQHPVNDSAVRFHVDQDRKAKIVCHFNKQVLQSYKNFMSSAPPKRILLRKGAVWKDIPEKIVKLAQADFRAKKSVTETGYQNHLFLLDFAHMTFIDTKTGLQRPIAWIDENGKRYFPESFMQDQKLFIKKDFGNGNPEYISVEPNGTREMNNQLGTSESSAESSNFDSSTEDVSSPKRARAEKNSIIKNYCDMGEAIGENEPCTLLPTVCNLLPHQANPGEVSRAQRTIEAVEKLLLQGMGSVIESKDIIGIFRTPLLDDHKQVRYHIHQKQVQVTGCHRGNANVRYAWLPCSKSTVHEMMLNGVLQVHKPPIKCAAYGEGTLLTPANRSDACVKYSDVDENGIVHMMLCRVIMGNVEIVHPGSNQHRPSSDYFDSGVDDLKNPQHYIVWDMNMNRHIYSEFVVIVKLPSKTKDSFVTQEDCQNSSDLSLVLNSSSPDCISEEMNLEAPPALGGGCAAPMLGDSMEKAPSSPWMPFSMLFAAISTKVSPENMDMVISCYEEFKIKKISRGELVKKLRHVVGDRVLISTIMRLQDKP; via the exons ATGGCTACGATGAACGGAAAGGCATTGGGTAAATGTGGAAGGAACATAAATAGTCTCAAGAGAAAGCGGGAGAGCCCCGCTGCATATAATGCTGACGTCTTCCGCACTTCTGAATTGCATCAGCACCCTGTCAATGATTCTGCTGTTAGGTTTCATGTTGATCAAGACCGCAAGGCAAAGATCGTGTGCCACTTCAACAAGCAGGTTTTGCAGAGCTATAAGAACTTCATGAGTAGTGCACCACCTAAGCGTATTTTGCTTCGCAAAGGTGCTGTCTGGAAAGACATTCCAGAAAAGATTGTCAAATTGGCCCAAGCCGACTTCAGGGCAAAAAAGTCGGTCACAGAAACAGGATATCAGAACCATCTATTTTTGCTGGATTTTGCCCATATGACATTCATAGACACAAAGACAGGTCTTCAGAGGCCTATTGCTTGGATCGATGAAAATGGAAAGCGCTACTTCCCGGAATCATTTATGCAAGATCAGAAATTATTTATCAAGAAAGATTTTGGCAACGGAAATCCTGAGTACATTAGTGTTGAGCCAAATGGGACACGAGAAATGAATAACCAGCTTGGAACATCAGAAAGTTCTGCAGAAAGCTCAAACTTTGATTCAAGTACTGAAGATGTTTCCAGCCCTAAGAGAGCTAGGGCTGAAAAGAATTCCATCATAAAAAATTACTGTGATATGGGAGAAGCTATTGGAGAAAATGAGCCATGCACTTTGTTGCCTACAGTCTGTAACCTACTACCACACCAAGCTAATCCGGGTGAGGTATCACGTGCTCAGCGCACTATTGAAGCCGTGGAGAAGCTGTTGCTGCAGGGGATGGGTTCAGTTATTGAATCCAAGGACATTATTGGAATCTTCAGGACTCCATTATTGGATGACCACAAACAAGTCCGTTACCATATTCACCAAAAGCAAGTACAGGTTACTGGATGTCATCGTGGAAACGCAAATGTCCGTTATGCATGGCTTCCTTGCTCCAAAAGCACTGTGCATGAAATGATGCTGAATGGTGTTTTACAAGTTCATAAGCCGCCCATTAAGTGTGCAGCCTATGGAGAGGGCACGCTCCTTACACCAGCAAATCGTTCTGATGCCTG TGTGAAATACTCTGATGTTGATGAAAATGGCATTGTCCATATGATGTTGTGCCGTGTTATAATGGGGAACGTAGAAATAGTTCACCCTGGATCTAATCAGCACCGACCTAGTAGTGACTATTTTGATAGTGGAGTAGATGACCTTAAAAACCCACAACATTACATTGTGTGGGATATGAATATGAATAGGCACATCTATTCTGAGTTTGTAGTCATCGTCAAATTGCCTTCTAAAACCAAAG ATTCCTTCGTTACGCAAGAAGACTGTCAGAATTCATCTGATCTGTCACTGGTGTTGAATTCTAGTTCACCCGACTGTATTTCAGAG GAGATGAACCTGGAGGCACCTCCAGCATTGGGAGGTGGATGTGCAGCCCCCATGCTAGGAGATTCGATGGAAAAGGCTCCAAGCTCACCTTGGATGCCTTTCTCCATGTTGTTTGCAGCGATCTCTACTAAAGTGTCTCCTGAGAATATGGACATGGTTATTAGTTGCTATGAAGAGTTTAAG ATCAAGAAAATAAGCCGAGGTGAACTTGTAAAGAAGCTGAGGCATGTAGTTGGTGATAGAGTGCTAATATCGACGATAATGCGTCTCCAAGATAAG CCGTAA
- the LOC136462095 gene encoding F-box protein At2g26160-like, which yields MAQPPNPKRRSLPLPDWRSSLPEDLLKSIRQRLTSGHDTASFRSACSPWRAAVLFVTFGPLLLLPFDPNSDCVGFYCVPEKKVLSKTLPDVHDKVACGSSCGWLALMDEAASMTLLNPFVGAFAPRAELPPAGEHVTTASSSECVSRVHNRWVLHPTNSYEDADAVGRAIKLEDMRDVFFHEIMLSVPPATSAWPWPCLGAPWRSRFCRVGVDSAWTLLDNKLEFSVGSIVHCQDKFLAIDCTREISVYSSNAVGATPTMMRTSTLCHQGAFVPHDH from the coding sequence atggctcagcctcccaatcccaagagaaggtccctacctctccctgactggagatccagcctgccagaggatctcctcaAGTCCATCAGGCAGCGTCTCACGTCAGGCCACGACAcggcgtccttccgatccgcttgctccccatggcgcgccgccgtCCTGTTCGTGACCTTTGGGCCGCTCCTGTTGCTCCCGTTCGACCCCAACTCGGACTGTGTCGGCTTCTACTGCGTTCcagagaagaaggtcttgtccaagacgctgcccgacgtgcACGACAAGGTGGCGTGTGGCTCCTCATGTGGGTGGCTAGCGCTCATGGATGAGGCGGCGTCCatgacgctgctgaatccattcgtcGGTGCCTTTGCCCCCCGTGCTGAGCTCCCACCAGCAGGCGAACACGTCACGACAGCGTCCTCGTCAGAATGCGTGTCTAGGGTCCACAaccggtgggtcctccatcccaccaacagCTACGAGGACGCGGATGCCgtaggcagagccatcaagctagaagatatgagggacgtgttcttccaTGAGATCATGCTCTCGGTGCCGCCAGCcacgagtgcgtggccatggccatgcttgggtgctccatggAGGTCGCGTTTCTgtcgggttggagtcgacagcgcatggacgctgctcgacaacaaactggagttctccgtggggtccatcgtccactgccaagacaagttcttggcgatcgactgcactaGAGAAATCTCTGTCTACAGCAGCAACGCCGTCGGCGCTACTCCaaccatgatgaggacatcaacactgtgtcatcaaggagcgttcgtgccgcatgatcattga